The sequence CACCAAAGTCCGTAAACATAAGTTCTTCCTCATTTTGCTGCCTTTTTAAACATGTTGTTTTGATCGTTATTTACTTGAAAAGCTTTTCATAAAATTTATTGACTTTGTTGCAACATGTGGAGCTTAATTATCTCAGAGCTACCTGCCAAATAAGACTGTAACAAACACTGGggattatttaaaatagttGAAATCTAAACTTTAAACGCGAGATAAAGTCAAGCACtaacaagcaaatatttttcGTTATGCTAAATTGTAAACCAGTATTCTTTGTGTTCACATTTAAAGATATTTctaaaaatcatttgaaaattgaTTGTAGATGTCAGTTTGCATAAAGTCACTGCAATCTAAATAGCCAAattgtttggtgttttgtttcatttcaggaGAAAGATCATTGTTGCCAAGCAGAACTATCGTTGTGCTGGATGCGGCACCAGAATTGACCCAGGTATGACCTGCAGTCACAGTAATACTAATGCACAGCTGGAAATAAAGTACAAGATGGCTTTAAATTGCGTTTTACCTTTCTGACATTTCCAACACATGAAGACATCATATATCTACTGCTAAGTCCTGCTTAACAGACTTATTGACACTTCATTTATAGTCtgtttctatgtttttcttttttttcttcacatttctttgaaaaattgtttggttttaatagCTTCATTCATCAtctcaattattttaatagctACTTTCTGATACTAAAAAtactctttttgtttctgcattatAGTTACAGTCGTCAGTTTGTTTGTCACCTGTTTGAGCCAATCAGACTGATCAGACtcccatattttttttttttgtcttaattggTCAAAGTTATACAAAAGTgacaattagattttttttgtttgattacgTCTTCTCTCCTcctgttgtgtttctgctggCTGCCCTCGCCTCAGACTACATCAAGCGACTGCGATACTGCGAGTACCTCGGCCGCTACTTCTGCCAGTGCTGCCACGAGAACGCCCAGGCGGTCGTACCCGGCCGAGTTCTCAGAAAGTGGGACTTCAGCAAGTACTACGTCAGCAACTTCGCCCGAGACCTGTTGTGCAAGATTTCAGGAGACCCTCTGTTCAACCCAAGTGACATCAACAACGGCTTGTACAAGAAGATCAAGTCTCTGGAGTCTGTCAGGGTGAGTTCAGAGGCAGTAACATTTCCCATGCTGATGTTTATGAAGATTCACGGGTTGCATTCAGCTAGAGGAGATATTTCTTCCCCTCACAAACATCCCAGCGGGAGGAATATCAAGTCCTTAAAGAGTGACATAACAAACTTGTGACCTGCTGCATTTTGAGTAATGAGTTGGAATGAATAGAGACATTCAGCATTTATCAGCTGTAGTTAAAAtgatgctaaaaaaaagtttctaaatgcTGCTTCAGTGCCACACAGCATTACAGAGCTAAAGAAATGGCCAGAAACAGGATTTGAATGTTTCTCACGCAGCTCAGTGAAAAACGGATTCTTCCTgaagaatgttatttttttttttttttaaaccaccaAGAATATCTAAGGTTTACGTTATTGTGTTTTTAccttaaagtaaatttaatcTGCAGTGAGGCAACCTATACTTCTCAGCACTAAAGTTTATGcctaataattaaaaagaaatgaccccaaaataaaaagaaaagctcaaaacgtattcaataaataaattgataaaatttaagtgttaaaatctgtttttgtagctgtttctatatatttttttcatcattaggATTTAGACTTTGCTGTTAACATTTAGTTAAAGTTCATTAATCAGCTGACTAGATCACTTGACTCTCTCAGGGTTTTCTTTGAGAGATGAACTGATTGAAGGAAAGCATGATGATGTTTAGACTCCCAGGAGCCAGACTTTACTGAAGTTTTTTATGAGtattttgatgctttttggacatatttcaaagtttttgctgctttttttttttttactctattttGGTCCTGTCCAgataatttattatttgctgAAGTCTTACCCTTGCTTGTTTAGAAGGAGCAGTCAATGTGTCTCTgaaaaattacctttttaaaatgGCTCCTTATGCcttttctgcttcctctgatttcagttttagctgttttcacatttgtgatggtgaaaatggcaaaatttGAGTCTTCCTCCTTCAGTAATAGCGTCCATACTGAAGAGTGTTGTGGATAACATGAGCTTGTAGCGCTTACTGAATGGAAAAGGGTTGGATTTGGATTTCAGCAGTGCTCTAGACCAGAagctttttaaagctgtttaattctattaatgtatttttttttcctgttgaatACGtgaataacctttttttttcttcttcaggttttAAGAATGCaactttttcacatgaaaaatcTCTTCAAGACTTGTCGCTTTGCCAGAGGGTAAGCCTCTCTGTTCACATTAACCAAAGCCTGTTCGGGATGGAAAAAGCTCCTGGACTGGAGAACATCAACCTTTTGCTTCTGCGTCTTCCTCTCAGGGTTCTTGACCAGTTCGACGGCGTCCCAGGTCACCTGACCGAGGACCTTCACCTTTTCTCGCTCGACGATCTCACTGCTGTTCGCAACGGAGAACTGGCCCCCCGGTTGAAAGAGCTCCTGAAGCTTGGTACCATGCATGTAGCTGGTTGCGTGGTAAGGCAGCTGCTATGGCAACTGGTTGATTTCATATTGGTGCTgcaattattgattattatagTTATCgcttattctgatgattaactGGATAAAAGTATAAATTGGTAcattcagcagatttttcaaTTAAACACTTAAGCCTTTTCGACAGTATAATAAATACTTTAGaggagaaatttatttttttcatttctgttttcagatggaaaaaatgcaataaagcaGCATTGCTAGAGTGTATACTCTATCATTTGTAGTAAATGATGTGTCTTAAAAGttcagccctttctgcttgccttaacatcaatacagtgtagggttgaatattatttgaattaactgattaataattggatttctatttatttatttttttacagaatttaaatcAGGTGAAACTGAACTAATAATTCTGGGTTGAACATGTTTACAGAAGTAGTGTTTTTggcaaaatgttaatatttttttgtacagtttcaatttaattgctgctctgagtgtgttCTTTTAGCATAATGGACTTATGAGCCTGCATACTTCAGCTTAACAATTAATGGATCACTAAATCAGTTGACGATTACTTCAATAATCGCTTCATCACGATTAacccgattaatcgtttcagccttaCTTCACATTGTCAGGTACTTCTCCCAgttgtttttaatcacttttgCCTTCCCTCTCCTTCAGTTGTGTCAGGCGAAGGGCTTTGTCTGCGAGTTCTGCAACAACGATAAAGACATCATCTTCCCCTTCCAGCTCAGCAAGTGCCAGCGCTGCGAAGGTGAGCCCTCAAGACCCCAGTCCTCCCGCATTTCCTTTCTACTAAATTGGAGAGACTGGAAGATCCCGACCCCTCGTAGGCTGGCAAGAGCGCTTTCCAGTGACAGGAAAGAAGGGGAGGGCGGAGAGGAGCTGGGGGTAGATCAGGAGGTGAACAGCGGAGAGCAGCAGGATGGAGGAAATAAACAGAAGGAGGATTCCAGGGATTCATCCGCGAGAGAGGGAACGCTTCAGCATTTTAGTTCTGGGAACATGGTTTACTCAGTTCCCCGGATTATGGGAAGTGAGAAGCAACAGGAGAAGATAAGGAGAGTTGAAAAGGATAGGCAGGAAGAGCTTGAGAGCAAGGGAAGTGAAGGCGAACATGcaagaagagaaaaagtgaGTTTGTTGAAGGCTCTACGAATAAAGAGATTAAATCAAGACAGAAGTGATAGTGAAAAGTGCAGCAGCCTGGAGAGTTTGGATGAAGCAGGACAGGAGGGGAAAGGGCGCAGGAGTAATCGAGAAAAGGGTTTCTCAAAAAGAGACGATGAGAATGAACAAGAAATGGAATCgaaagaggaagaaggagaTGAAGAGTGTATAAAAAGATCACTGGTAAAaatagaggaggaagagaacGCTCAGAAAGACACAGATtcagttaaaactgaaaaattttcCGTCTTCAAACTACTGAAACCACATCAGCTACCAAGTGttttttccaaacacaaaagcaaggaggagaaggaaggagagagCGGCGAAAGTGACATGGTAGTAAATACTGAGGTGGTGAAGGAAGAGCGAGAGGGTACAGCAGATGCAGCCGAGACGAAATGGAGAAATCGAAAAACCCGCAAAGCCAGGAGATTAACTAAAGGCAGGAAGAGCAGGGTGAGTGGAGGGGAGGATGGAGCGTTGACAGAGGAGAACAGAGAGACTGAGGATGGAGGTGAAGGAGTTGGAGGTCAAGAGTAGATGCTGAGGAATATTTCTTTATCTGCAAAGATTAATAAAACCTGTTTCTTGAAATTATAGAGGACTATTTTGTTATAACTGCCAGGTAAAAGTACAAGCCGTATACAAAACGgtttaagactttatatttttatttaagatttttttccatttattacacattttacacttttctaaattttctctctggttttactgggtttttttttgatGGTCAATTTAGAGACTTGagattttgactgtttttctagATAGAGCAATATCCTTGCCAAACTCTGTTCAATTCAAAGCCATGTTCTGCTGTATgtttatttggagaaaatgagtttaaaacTAGGGCTGTCCTGATTaagagtttttctgttttaaaaaaatattaatctgagTCGATGAAGCCAAAACAGAGTAccagcttcctgtttttttaaaaccaattccACGTGTGTTATGACTCGGCAGCATTACAGTGCAGTAAATCCTGCACTATTACAGTGTTGCATCGTCTGCATTACTGTGAATGTGTAGCATTTAACTCACTTACCAGTAATCTTCTGGAAGGTCCTCTCCTATGCTTTTCTTAACAGCGACAGAATTTCTACTGGACAGATTCAATAAGCTCTTAAACATGGTTAACAAAGAAAATCTACTAATGCAACATATCTTTGTCATTTGCTTCCAACCATTTATCTGACTTGACACAGCTTCTGTGTCAGTCATAttgcaaaattgtatttttatcctCAACAGCTTTAGCCAACTAACCAATGCTTCACTAACAGCCATAATATTTGCTCTCTATTTTGATACAGAAATTAACTCTGTGTAGACGAGACTTGTGGGTAAATCGTCATATTGGTGGCAGGATATCCTAATAGAAACAACACTAAGTTGTCCTGGGTGGTTCGCCAAACAGGCTAGGACTGCATCTGTGCACATGTCTACCACTGTTACAGAAGTGATGTACACCATATGACGCCATGTTAGTCATATGGTGTCATATAACACCATATTACTAACAACAGCAATACTTAATCCTGTGCTACGGTGTGCACAGATCATGTTTCATTCACATCGGTATGCTAGCTGCTTGAAAGCGATGgcttaattttttactttttttttcacagatgatcAGTCGATTCTTAATGTGCCGTCATGGCACTGTTTAGGTCTGTTAATTACACACCTTTGATCCCAATACACAAGCATTATGCAGTATGGGATTGTATCAGGAGTTTCAGTCAAGTCTTTATAGACATGACAGGGCttaattttcaacaaaatccCTATAATTTCTTCACAATTAGACCCGCTTAATATGTATATTCAGTATGTTACATTAGATTTATGATATTGATCGACAGTCAATAACTGATTGAATCGGGACATCCCTAGCCTCTTTATTAGgaactttttaatgtattgtcATTTGTTGAATCCACTCTAAAGGTGTATAAAACTCTAATTTGGTGTGTTATGGGACAGTGGGTGGAGCAGTAGCTTGAGCATCATGGTTCTTTTGGAAATATTCTCAACCATTTTAGACATCTCTCACTGCTGTTTCGCACCCTTATGATCTTCTTGTGGTGTGGGAGTCTttaccttttcttcttttactgtTTTGAGTTCCTGGTGTTACTGGGCTGGTGTTGGTTTTGGCTCTTCTGGTTGCACAGCTGGTGGTGGGTAGATATTTTGCCAGATGGTGGTGGACATTTTAGTTTTGGTTCCAGAAGGTATTGCTgtcatattttcttctgtttagcTTTGAATGGCTGCCTTCAGTAGAAAAGTAATGCTGCTAAATGACGTCACGGAAGGAGTGCGTCCCCCCTGtcatgtttacagttttaaactCCTTTTGgttctgaatttcaaaatggACGCCTGACAGAGTTGGTTTCTACTCATGTGTTTCTGCCTGAGCAAGTGGAGGAATTTAGTTCGATCACTTGCGTTGTTCtctatttgattttttttaatatgctaGTTTTTGGTTTGCTGTTAGAGTTCATCTGTGATGTTGAAGAGATTATTTATGCCTTGTACAGTTgtggctttttatttattttttttaatcttcatttcagcatgaaataaacatgttttcaattcACTTTGAGTTTCATCTCATGAATCCATCATCTTAgacatgttgtttttcacattatCTCGTATGAGGGCAAATTAAATTAAGTGCTGCACAGGTTGAAACTGCTTTCACGGCTAATGAGTATCAGGACGAGTCTGCAGGTTTAATGTCAAGGCTCTCAGGGCATGAACTGCTTCCTCCCATCTGCCTCGCTGCCTTTCACCTCTGTGCCTTTTATACTCCCGTCCTCCCTCAGctctgcttctgattggctccAGTTTTTCTTGGGCAACTTGCCTTATGGTGTGCAAACTGGTTGAACCTGTTTGCAGCTGGCTTCTGCATGCCGTCCGATCATGTGATTGTCTTTATGCCTGCTAATGTTCCTATGTTCCTCCTCCCCTTTCAGAGTGCCACGCCTGTTACCATCAGAGCTGCTTCAGGACAGGTAAAGACTGCCCCCGCTGTAGGCGGCTGGCGGAGCGCCGGGAGAGGATGGCGCGCAGAAACATGGAGGAGCAAGAGGACGAAGGAGGAGGGACTTAGTGCCGGCAACATGGTGACCTCaggaaagaagaggaagaagtggAGGACAAATTGATGATGATTGTAGTCTCTGACCTTCTCCCCTGTCTTTAACTCATTCCTCTCAGATCACCAGAGAAAATTGTTTTCGACAGGATCGCCACGTATGGAAGTGGAGTTTTGAGATGAATGTTTTCTACAAGCCCCTTCGAGAtatgcactttatttttattaatgcttgAAAAGTATATCgattattatgcaaatttaatttaattttttcccacaatgtcgaaaaaaacaactaataaggCGTTCTTTAAAATTGACACGTTGAAGATTTAATTAAACCTAACAAGCTAACAATTCAGCCTTTACGCCTCAAAAAAGTTTAattgctttgattaaaaatgattttaagtGAATTATATTTGTGTAACTCTTCTCCTCCTTACCAGCTGTCCTCAACAGTGCTGAATCATTCCTGAACAAATAGACCAGCTCTGCATGAGAGATCAAACCTGCGGCCTTGCACAGTTACTTGACTCTtatcatttttcagttttatgtgcAACACGAGCCAAAGACCATTTTTAACTTTCAGCACCTGTGTGTTGtgatatttgttgtgaaatgtAACCAATCTGTCAACATAATAAGAGTTATTTAATTTAACCTGAGGCTTCTTCCTCTTTACACATACTGGTAAGATGCTTATTTTATtacttgacattttgttttgttgacacCTAACATGGCAGGATAAATTTATTTGTGAGAATAACACTGgaagtttaaaaatgcataactTTTAAGATTTGACGAATAATAATAGTTTAAATGGTCTTTTCAGGTGCAGTTTTATTTggatattaagaaaatatttaccatgtacttttctattttttgagccttatattttctgttttatgctgTTTTAGACTCTTTTGTGACCAATGAGCATATAATGGAAACAATGGTGGAGTCTCTCAGCAAAGCTGAATTTGCAGGAACGGGAACAGGAGTCATTGTTGCAAACGTTATCGGTAAAACTGGAAATGATCAGTTGTCCTGCTGCTcgggttgtgtgtgtgggtgtgtgtgtgtgtgtgtgtggtggacTTTGAGTGAGTGCTGGTGTGCATATCTACCTGCTGCCCTTACTAATTTCTATTGCTGCAGCTTTTGAGATAGCCGCGTGTTTGGTTCTTTGCCCTGATCCGGTGTGTTCTGGTGGAGTTTGGATGTAATTCTGCTAATGTTTGTTTATAGAACATGAACTTTGAGCTTGAAATGTTACTGACTAATGATGCCTGAAGCGGTTTTGTTCTAATGTTCTAATAACGTAATTCATCACTTTCTTAagttaaacagtttttactCAAGTTTTAGCAAATTGGCTTACTGCATTAGAGGTGAAGTTTGAAATTATTGTCACATTCATGTTGggttttgtgacttttttttttttttcccaggtaACTCCATGTGTTGTCTAAAGAAATGAGATTAGGtgaaaaattgcattttagactttttagaCATGTTTTTTTGCACTTATGTTAACAATtagattttcatatttttcatttgtggACCAGTATAAATTCGCAGAAATGTATGTTATATTTATTCTTGAGGTTTCAAATGACTAACAAATAGTTCTTCTTGTTATAAATTAGATCAGCATAAATAGTCTTAACTGGATAAATAGTACATCAAATTAGTCTCATTACTAACAGCTAATCTCTTCAAAATGGATCCCATTCATTATTTATGCactagatttttcttctttttactaaagaaacttttcagtttaAAGCTTTTGAACAAAGTATCCGCCCAGCTCCTCTGATCAGCTTTGTTTTGGACCTGCCTTTGCTATGGAGGAGTGAAGAGGTTTAAAGTGCACTACAGagttaaaaacttttattaaaaatgttaattgttcTTGATTTGCTTTGAGTATGTAATGATGTTCACAATAAATGACTGGCAAGACTGTTAAACACTTGTGTCACTCGGTGTTCTTTGacgtttaaaatgttttcaggttaTCTTTAGCTAATgcgttttattacatttaagcTCCTCCAGATTTTAGAGCTTTAACTGATATTTAACAGGTTTTGTTCTGCATATAATACgtgcaaattacaaaaatgcaaaGCTGTGTTAAATGTTAGCGAATAAAAGTGGCTATTAAGTTTGAATATGTCAGACTGCTTAGCTTTTTCTGACTGAAGTacttaaataatcattttaacattaaaattgaCTCGAATTTTATTCTTATCACTTCCCACATTTTGTAGACAGtggtgccatctagtggtggCAGTGTGACTGAAATAtactttaatttattacaaacatgGAATCAAATGAATTTAtacgttttaacataaatttttaCAAACTCCTAATTCAAACATAACATGACCATGGCCAGTTTTACATTGGAGCAGCCTCCTGGGTGTTGACAGAAGTCATCTGAATTATACAAAATGTGCTCATGTTGCAGATTTTTATATCACGTTGATAGCCATAAACAAGCTAGCTAAAGATCAGAGATAAGAGGGCGGCCATTAGATGTCTCTTCTGTCCTTTAGAATGAAACCACTCCAGAGTCAGAAATGGCTCTTAAAACCAGGAGGTgattgtctgtgtttttattttttgttaatctaCATACAGTAGCATGAACTGCATCAACAttgtggcagcatgttggagcaGCTCTGATTTGGACTTTTtgtatgctaaatattttttattagcttcaaactattttcattacatttttaaatgggctgtaaatctttattttccatatttagtGAAAGGGCTCACTCTGCTAgtccattttcttctttatacattttaacttaatttcctcagttttcagagcttttcttttagctttttttctagATAAGTTTTTTGTTGTAGCAGTGGTTACGAACTACTGTCAAATGTGGCTCTTTGAGCTGAAAAAGGTTGCTGACACCTGACTTAGACAGGTGGTCAAAGGAAGCAGccataaacattttcactgGTATAGACTAGTTTAGACAGTTAGCTACTGACTGCTATGCTGAATACAGTCAGTAAGGTGAGACCAGAACCGTCACAACAAAACCTAGACAGAAGCCAAGGTAGTGGACTGCAGTTGAATACGACTGTAACAAATCTGTGCAGGGTCTCTGCTTTCTTCACCACTGCTATGCATTCACTTTGTCTTATGAGAGCATTTTCACCTCTAAATTCACAGATGCATGACAAAATGTCAGCATGAAACAACAGTCAATGATTTGCAGATGGTTTTATATTTGGCAATTTTCTCATCcaaatacattaatttaatgTATCGTTTTCAGCCATAAATATGTTGTTAGCCAgtttttaggcaaaaaaaaaatatgtttgctaCAGCTGTTGTGAAATATGCTGATTATTTCTAATACTCAGACTTATGTTTTCACTGAGTTTAACTTTATAAGATcattgctttaaaacaaaaacaaacaaaaacgctTTTCTAATCTTGTAATCTATTACTTTTAATGACttacaaacaaaatgtacattggtgcaaaaaaaaaaaaaatcagaaaaatgaacaaaaataaaatcaattttttattacttcagATAAAGTATTATAATCCTTTTAATGCTatgaataaaatcattaaaaaaatgtaaaatttttcaCCACTCTACATAGAATCTCCCTGAAGAGAAGCTTAACTGTATGTAACTGAGTTTAAATAAAGGTAACCTCtgtttcatttggttttatgGAAATGAGCAGATttgatagaaataaaaacattaaactcttGGTATTTTTATCCCTTCAGATGTAACTTATGGGGCATATGTATTATTCCAGATCCAGATACCTGTAATGGTGATGAAGCTCGCAATGATGAAGACTATGTACAAGTAAAACAGCAGACGGTCGATTACTATTCCAATCATTTGCCATTCTTCTGCGGTTCTGGACCCCTGGAAGTGTTTGTCCACCTGGAGACGGATGGCTGAGAGATGTCTGGTTAgcttcttcagctcctccagagccgGCTCTGGGGGAGCTGCAGGAGAGGTGGACGCTTTCACTGGTTGTGGTTCCTTTGAGATGTCCTGGTTTCCTGAGATGGTGACGGAGTTTGTGTTTGCTGTTGGATCTGAGGAAACAAGAGGATTTCTGATGGCTTTACACCATTTTTGATACATGCAATTGAAAATCGAACggccatttttaaaagtttgtctaCAGgcaaagaaaagtttatttttaacttttttcaggaagaaaaaagcTTGTCTTGtgattctgtttttctatgTGTGTATTGTTTGGTTTAAAGCCTTTCTAAATTCATTCTTGATTTCTGTAATACAGATTTATGGTGATGAAAGAAGGTAGCTTTTGattgcactttttttatttgctttctgtACTGAAAACATCTGAATACATTTGAGACATAAGAATGTATTCAGAATGTATGCACTTTTTATGCAACACCAGCAAAAGTGTTGAAACTTTATCCGGTggttcatttcaaaaataattgtgaGTTTCATTTCTATGCAGAGGGTTAatgtcctctttcttttctgtaactTTTGCCTGGTGTTTTATATACAGTATTGAGATATTTCTGTGTGCACAAAAGTTGTTaataaagggaaaataaatatacatatttaaaacttgAAATGCTCTTTGTTGGAGATATGAAACTTGCATTTAATCTACTACTTAGAATTTGTTCGAATCCCAAACTTCACAACAAATATGGCGTTTGCTGTGattcttatttatttcacaaaatacttTACCTTTGTAAGACGGGTTGAGGCAGACTGTAACTCTGTTGCTCTTCTTtggagacaaacaaacaacaatggCGAGATAACGCAGCACCAGTACGCTCAGCCAGTGAGGCACAGCACTGTACTGGCTGGAGCTGAACTGGATGTTGGTGATGAAGACCGTCTCCAGGAGGCTGGCCACCATCAGAGCCAGGCTGATGGAGAAGAACACGTCTGTAGGAAACATCAGAGTAATTTAGACTGACCCAAGTTATTAAATCTGACTTGATTTATCCTCAATGAGGAGATTgctcattaaatatattttgctggAGGATACTTCACgcttgtttttgtatgtttgtatgtatttatttgggAGTGAGAAACCTGATCAGGAAACAAAGTTTAGATAACAACTAGATAAACCTGCTGCTCATGTCCTCACAGACAGCAGGTTGACATAATTTTAGAGGCGTgtctgtcacacacacagagagcatAGCTCAAGTTAAGCAAAGTCACTGACTCATTTCTGTTTAGATCAGAACTTTCTTATAAGATCTAAACATGATGCCTGTGCAAACATTGCTATTGATGAAGTGTGCTGTTCAATAGAAAAATGGATGAAGTGTGAGGCTGAgccaacacagactgaacatTTAGACTGAAGGAGAAACTTTATCTGGTTAAAGAAACAATCATATGCTATTGATTGCTGTTTTGTCCCTTTGCTTGTGATTGTTAATCAAACCTCTTTAGTACTTTTTCTCACTGGAGTTTTTGTAATACTGTTGTGTAGATTATGAATATACTTCAGACTCTATTTCTATCAAATATCATTGAATGCTTTTGCAGCTGTAACTGACGTGCACCTTTTAGAGGAACAATTTAGCTGTATTGTATGCAAAATTGAAGATGTACCAAATCTAAGGTGTCCCTTACTGATCAGGGGTGTCCTGCCTCCTGTGACTGGCAGCAAGTCGTTCATGATGAGCAGGAAGACGGTGTAGCCGAGGATGAGGGTCATCTTGAAAGAGGCTCTGTCCACACTCTGAGGAGGCAGCAGGAAGCTGATGAGATCCACAGTGACGAGAAAGCAACTGGGGACCAGCAGGTTCACCACGTAAAGGATTGGTCTGCGGCGCAGGACCAGCTG comes from Gambusia affinis linkage group LG10, SWU_Gaff_1.0, whole genome shotgun sequence and encodes:
- the LOC122838529 gene encoding 5-hydroxytryptamine receptor 3A-like isoform X1; amino-acid sequence: MKSSNIQPLALILIFFNLFHGCVAALNCSSPSPESLFKELEDQLFRKNLIPPVANFSEPLRITLSITVVGILGVDEKAQTLTTFLWQVLEWNIPGLSWDEQKCGTERVSVLREKLWVPDVHISEFMDENKSPQTPYVYLNNTGHVYDDKPIRVVSSCKLEIYNFPFDIQYCTLTFGSYLHFASEIQMLPGRTGEETLSGSKGVLETNGAWELSEIKVFPSELELDVGSYSELKFQLVLRRRPILYVVNLLVPSCFLVTVDLISFLLPPQSVDRASFKMTLILGYTVFLLIMNDLLPVTGGRTPLINVFFSISLALMVASLLETVFITNIQFSSSQYSAVPHWLSVLVLRYLAIVVCLSPKKSNRVTVCLNPSYKDPTANTNSVTISGNQDISKEPQPVKASTSPAAPPEPALEELKKLTRHLSAIRLQVDKHFQGSRTAEEWQMIGIVIDRLLFYLYIVFIIASFITITGIWIWNNTYAP